A portion of the Parasedimentitalea marina genome contains these proteins:
- the soxA gene encoding sulfur oxidation c-type cytochrome SoxA — protein sequence MKAIKVLVSTACFMGMAVSTHADETAALSIEGQDFTIQAAAPAHAENLDEVTSGWIYRARETQALQLDDFDNPGFVFVDQAIDSWNEVDGTEDKSCASCHENVEDFAGLRTTLPRVEDGKVVTMEDLVNSCRTEQMGAEPWKYSGAQMIGMTALIGLQSRGLPMNVAIDGEAAEFWEQGKELYYTRVGQLDMSCSNCHEDNYDTMIRADHLSQGQTNGFPTYRLKNAKLNSTHGRFKGCMKNIRAQPYKVGGDEFKSLELYIASRGQGLSVETPSVRN from the coding sequence ATGAAAGCGATAAAAGTACTGGTAAGTACGGCATGTTTCATGGGGATGGCAGTCAGTACCCATGCGGATGAAACCGCGGCACTATCTATTGAGGGGCAGGATTTCACAATCCAGGCTGCAGCCCCGGCACATGCGGAAAACCTTGATGAAGTGACATCAGGCTGGATCTATCGTGCAAGGGAAACGCAGGCTCTGCAGCTTGATGATTTTGACAATCCTGGATTTGTCTTTGTCGATCAGGCCATTGATTCCTGGAACGAAGTCGACGGGACCGAAGATAAATCCTGCGCGTCGTGCCATGAAAATGTCGAGGACTTTGCAGGCCTGCGGACCACATTGCCGCGTGTCGAAGACGGTAAGGTAGTCACCATGGAGGATCTGGTGAACAGCTGCCGTACCGAGCAGATGGGGGCCGAACCTTGGAAGTATTCAGGCGCTCAGATGATTGGCATGACAGCCTTGATCGGGTTGCAGTCACGTGGCCTGCCGATGAACGTCGCAATTGACGGCGAAGCTGCGGAATTCTGGGAACAGGGCAAAGAGCTTTATTACACCCGCGTTGGGCAGCTGGATATGTCCTGTTCCAATTGTCATGAAGACAATTATGACACCATGATCCGCGCGGATCACCTTAGCCAGGGTCAGACCAATGGGTTTCCGACCTACCGTCTAAAGAACGCCAAGCTGAATTCTACTCATGGTCGTTTCAAGGGCTGTATGAAGAATATCCGGGCGCAGCCTTACAAGGTTGGTGGTGACGAATTCAAATCGCTCGAGCTGTATATTGCATCGCGCGGTCAGGGGCTTTCTGTTGAAACGCCTTCGGTTCGGAACTAA
- the soxY gene encoding thiosulfate oxidation carrier protein SoxY, giving the protein MDLTRRKALALGTGTLAAAMLAGLPAFASLTDDAIAAMTGGADITEGGIDLTAPEIAENGNTVPVEVSAPGAVEIALFASGNPTPAVATFKFGPLAGSRSGSTRIRLAKTQDVVAIAKMEDGSFRKASATVKVTIGGCGG; this is encoded by the coding sequence ATGGACCTAACACGTCGAAAAGCGCTTGCGCTGGGCACTGGTACACTTGCCGCGGCTATGCTGGCTGGCCTTCCGGCATTTGCGTCACTGACAGATGATGCGATTGCCGCCATGACCGGCGGAGCGGATATCACTGAGGGTGGTATCGATCTGACCGCACCAGAAATTGCGGAAAACGGCAACACTGTCCCGGTCGAAGTATCGGCCCCCGGTGCGGTTGAAATCGCCCTGTTCGCATCCGGTAACCCAACACCGGCTGTTGCGACCTTTAAATTCGGGCCGCTTGCTGGGTCTCGTTCCGGATCAACCCGTATCCGTTTGGCGAAGACACAGGATGTCGTTGCGATTGCCAAAATGGAAGACGGTTCATTCCGCAAGGCAAGCGCCACCGTAAAAGTAACAATCGGCGGCTGCGGCGGCTAA
- a CDS encoding RtcB family protein translates to MSAIRAELASEIPVRPPQIELHEEGAIGFHENLTPADDDEVANLEKVRETMRAVMRTPTVIGGAIMPDACPAGPIGTIPVGGVVAAHNAIHPGMHSADICCSLMLTDLGDTDPKTILDAAQKVTHFGPGGRKQGQRFTVSLDLLDAMRANPFLNNAKTIRAVQEHMGTQGDGNHFLFVGTSRRTGKTMLVTHHGSRGPGAKLYKAGMEVAEKYRRLHSRKTLKQNAWIPADSEDGRAYWQALQLIRKWTKTNHNSIHQATMEAAGASSGERFWNEHNFVFRRGETYLHGKGATPAWSDFASDADAAGRTIIPLNMAEPILIVRGTDAPHALGFSPHGAGRNWSRTEHMRRLGTTTADEALIAETKGLDVRFYSGQVDASELPSSYKPAQAVVAQIESYGLAEVEDWIDPYGCIMAGQMPRFIRRPRGVR, encoded by the coding sequence ATGAGCGCGATCCGTGCTGAGTTGGCGTCCGAAATTCCAGTGCGGCCACCACAGATTGAACTGCATGAAGAGGGCGCAATTGGGTTCCATGAAAATCTGACGCCTGCCGATGACGACGAAGTGGCTAACCTTGAAAAGGTACGCGAAACTATGCGCGCTGTGATGCGTACGCCCACTGTTATCGGCGGTGCCATCATGCCCGATGCCTGCCCGGCAGGGCCCATTGGGACGATCCCGGTCGGCGGTGTCGTCGCTGCGCATAATGCCATTCATCCCGGCATGCATTCGGCGGATATTTGTTGTTCACTTATGCTCACCGATCTTGGCGATACTGACCCGAAAACCATTCTTGATGCGGCCCAAAAGGTCACGCATTTCGGGCCAGGAGGGCGTAAACAAGGCCAACGTTTTACGGTGTCACTGGACTTGCTTGATGCAATGCGTGCCAACCCGTTTTTGAACAATGCCAAAACCATCCGCGCAGTACAGGAGCATATGGGCACGCAGGGCGACGGAAACCATTTCCTGTTCGTGGGCACATCCCGGCGCACGGGGAAAACGATGCTTGTCACGCATCACGGATCACGTGGCCCAGGTGCAAAGCTTTACAAGGCCGGGATGGAGGTTGCCGAAAAATATCGTCGACTTCATTCGCGAAAAACGCTCAAGCAGAATGCATGGATTCCAGCTGACAGCGAGGACGGGCGCGCCTATTGGCAGGCCTTGCAGTTGATCCGAAAGTGGACCAAGACCAACCACAATTCCATTCACCAGGCGACGATGGAGGCCGCAGGAGCCAGCTCCGGTGAGCGCTTCTGGAATGAGCATAACTTTGTGTTTCGTCGCGGGGAGACCTATCTGCATGGCAAAGGCGCGACACCCGCTTGGAGCGATTTCGCATCAGATGCGGACGCGGCGGGCCGCACGATCATCCCGCTTAACATGGCGGAGCCGATCCTGATTGTGCGCGGGACAGATGCGCCACATGCCTTGGGATTCAGCCCTCATGGTGCAGGGCGTAACTGGTCACGCACCGAACATATGCGCAGGCTTGGAACGACCACTGCGGACGAAGCGTTGATCGCAGAAACAAAGGGGCTTGATGTACGGTTTTACAGCGGCCAGGTGGATGCATCAGAGCTGCCGTCCAGCTATAAACCAGCGCAGGCCGTGGTCGCGCAAATCGAGAGCTACGGCTTGGCCGAAGTTGAGGACTGGATCGACCCATACGGTTGCATCATGGCAGGTCAAATGCCCCGCTTCATTCGGCGCCCTCGGGGTGTTCGGTAG
- a CDS encoding cytochrome c biogenesis CcdA family protein has protein sequence MMEITLAGAAFAGILSFLSPCILPIVPFYLSYLAGVGMNQISAEAQIDGKTRRRAVLAACFFAAGVITIFMGLGAAATAFGQVVREYFDILRWVAAAIIIAMGLHFLGIIRIGILYRQLRADAGNTSNVSLMGAYVIGLAFAFGWTPCVGPVLAAILFTAAGAETASTGAGLLFVYGLGMTAPFVLAAFFIGPFMRWMSKFRRHLGTIEKIMGAMLIIFGLLIATNSMNYIALWMLAIAPDIGVLR, from the coding sequence ATGATGGAAATTACGCTGGCAGGTGCTGCCTTTGCAGGCATTCTGTCTTTTTTGTCGCCCTGCATCCTGCCCATCGTACCGTTCTATCTCAGTTACCTAGCGGGTGTGGGCATGAATCAGATCTCTGCCGAGGCGCAGATTGACGGCAAAACGCGCAGGCGTGCAGTGCTTGCGGCCTGTTTCTTTGCGGCTGGCGTGATCACGATTTTCATGGGTCTAGGGGCAGCGGCAACTGCGTTCGGACAGGTTGTCCGAGAATACTTCGACATTTTGCGATGGGTTGCGGCGGCCATCATCATTGCGATGGGCCTGCATTTTCTAGGGATCATTCGGATCGGCATTCTATATCGGCAATTGCGGGCTGATGCGGGCAACACCTCAAACGTCAGCCTCATGGGGGCCTATGTTATTGGCCTGGCTTTTGCATTCGGCTGGACCCCCTGCGTCGGACCGGTTCTGGCGGCGATCCTGTTCACCGCAGCAGGTGCCGAGACGGCCTCGACCGGGGCGGGGCTGCTGTTTGTCTATGGATTGGGAATGACTGCGCCGTTTGTGCTGGCTGCGTTTTTCATCGGTCCCTTTATGCGGTGGATGTCAAAATTCCGCAGGCATCTTGGGACCATCGAAAAGATCATGGGGGCCATGCTGATCATTTTCGGGCTGCTGATAGCCACAAATTCAATGAACTACATTGCGCTATGGATGCTGGCTATCGCGCCGGATATTGGTGTTCTGCGCTAA
- a CDS encoding MBL fold metallo-hydrolase: protein MENYISKHIIRVAFLVLSVLVTLGGCSEPIKKYHSKRLFLAPDAESSNAGLRLFWSGAASVVIDDGTHSVLIDPFVSRQENSVFDIVFRRDAVVAECRINERVKRPEIARAKTILVGHSHYDHSLDVAEFARLTKAQVFGSLSTQRILRAHDHTTATRVTANDVLEKDDVDGRFKITVFASKHGNPPVCLEPFGCLNPLADTVPDSFELPAAVTEYGEGEVYAFFVEHKFGNVLHVGSAGVMSGTLDHLKGQVDVVLLSLVGRGPTEAFLKNIVAAVNPDYVIPIHFDNLFRSLDAETRVAKIAKLSEFFEVMERDYPNVNTGVIPFDEPWNLPHRGASDG, encoded by the coding sequence ATGGAAAATTACATTTCCAAGCACATAATTCGAGTGGCGTTCTTAGTATTGAGTGTTCTGGTCACCCTTGGCGGATGTTCGGAGCCGATCAAGAAATACCACAGCAAAAGACTGTTCTTGGCCCCAGATGCCGAGAGCAGTAATGCCGGTCTCCGATTGTTTTGGTCGGGCGCCGCATCCGTTGTTATTGACGACGGAACACACTCGGTTCTGATTGATCCCTTTGTTTCGCGCCAGGAAAACAGTGTCTTTGATATTGTATTCCGGCGTGACGCTGTTGTTGCAGAGTGTCGCATCAATGAAAGAGTCAAACGGCCTGAAATCGCGCGAGCCAAGACAATACTTGTTGGTCATTCGCATTACGACCACAGCCTTGATGTCGCTGAATTTGCCAGGCTTACAAAGGCGCAAGTCTTCGGATCACTCAGCACACAGCGTATTCTAAGGGCCCATGATCATACGACGGCCACCAGAGTAACCGCCAACGATGTGCTGGAAAAAGACGACGTCGATGGCCGTTTCAAAATCACCGTTTTTGCCAGCAAGCACGGCAACCCCCCAGTCTGCCTAGAGCCTTTTGGTTGTCTCAATCCGCTTGCAGATACGGTGCCAGACTCATTTGAACTGCCTGCCGCTGTGACTGAATACGGCGAGGGCGAAGTCTATGCGTTTTTTGTTGAGCATAAGTTTGGCAATGTTCTTCATGTCGGAAGTGCCGGCGTGATGTCCGGGACGCTGGACCACCTCAAAGGCCAAGTTGATGTCGTGTTATTGTCTCTGGTGGGCCGTGGCCCTACCGAGGCGTTTCTTAAAAACATCGTCGCAGCCGTCAATCCGGACTACGTCATCCCCATACATTTCGACAACCTCTTCCGGTCGCTAGACGCAGAAACACGCGTTGCCAAAATCGCAAAGCTTAGCGAGTTTTTTGAAGTGATGGAGCGTGATTACCCCAATGTAAACACAGGGGTAATTCCGTTTGATGAGCCTTGGAACCTGCCACATCGTGGGGCCAGTGACGGCTGA
- a CDS encoding YeeE/YedE family protein, with product MLDLISEPVLVALVGLVGGVLLGLAARIGRFCTLGAIEDLFYGENTLRLRMWGIAIGLSVMGTFALSAAGLLDLSQTLYLSRDWNPLESIVGGLLFGYGMALAGNCGYGALARVGGGDLRSLLIVLVMGISAYVTLGGPLSTLRIWLFGASEQATNFPTLAHLAAPLTGASTEVTGIAIGAIILVLTLANKALRHSASHMFWGAVAGLAIVSGWAGTHWIASNGFDATPVVTHTFSAPIGETMLYLMTSSGNSISFGTGSVAGVLIGALIGSLYKGHFRWEACDDPRELRRQILGAALMGIGAVVAVGCSVGQGLSAFSVLSYSAPLTLICIMGGAALGLRQLILGFTPSI from the coding sequence ATGCTTGATCTGATCTCTGAACCTGTACTTGTCGCCCTTGTCGGTCTGGTGGGCGGCGTCCTACTGGGCCTTGCTGCGCGCATTGGCCGGTTCTGCACATTAGGTGCAATAGAGGATCTTTTTTACGGCGAGAATACCCTGCGTCTGCGGATGTGGGGGATCGCGATTGGCCTGTCTGTTATGGGTACATTCGCACTGTCTGCCGCGGGTCTGCTGGATCTCAGCCAAACACTGTATCTTTCGCGAGACTGGAACCCGCTGGAAAGCATAGTTGGCGGGCTTTTGTTTGGCTATGGCATGGCGCTTGCCGGCAACTGCGGTTACGGCGCTTTGGCCCGGGTCGGCGGCGGTGATTTGCGCTCGCTGCTGATTGTTTTGGTGATGGGTATTTCCGCTTACGTGACCTTGGGTGGGCCATTATCCACCCTGCGCATCTGGCTGTTTGGCGCGTCAGAGCAGGCAACCAATTTCCCAACACTCGCCCATCTGGCAGCCCCGCTGACAGGAGCTTCAACCGAGGTAACAGGCATAGCGATCGGGGCTATTATTCTTGTATTGACGCTTGCGAACAAAGCATTGCGGCATTCAGCCAGCCATATGTTTTGGGGGGCCGTTGCTGGTTTGGCCATTGTATCCGGGTGGGCCGGAACGCATTGGATTGCCAGCAACGGGTTTGACGCCACCCCTGTCGTCACCCACACATTCTCAGCGCCTATTGGCGAGACAATGCTGTATCTCATGACCTCGTCAGGCAACTCTATCAGCTTTGGGACAGGGTCCGTTGCTGGTGTGTTGATCGGTGCTTTGATCGGCAGCCTGTATAAGGGCCATTTCAGATGGGAAGCCTGCGATGACCCCCGCGAGCTGCGCCGACAAATCCTTGGGGCTGCCTTAATGGGTATAGGGGCCGTAGTCGCGGTTGGCTGCAGCGTCGGCCAAGGACTGTCTGCATTTTCTGTGTTGTCTTACAGCGCACCCCTCACGTTGATATGCATCATGGGCGGCGCCGCACTGGGTCTGCGACAATTGATCCTAGGATTTACACCGTCAATTTGA
- a CDS encoding ArsR/SmtB family transcription factor, with product MGLPVFDGNMCAEDMDKMADNAMKASYFLKAISHEGRLMILCHLASGEKSVTELENLLSARQAAVSQQLSRLRLEGLVTPRRDGKVIYYSLTDDRPKKIMEVVYDLFCRGD from the coding sequence ATGGGCCTGCCAGTATTTGACGGCAACATGTGTGCCGAAGACATGGACAAGATGGCAGACAATGCCATGAAAGCCTCTTATTTCCTCAAGGCGATCAGTCACGAGGGACGGCTTATGATTTTGTGCCATCTCGCCTCGGGCGAGAAGTCGGTGACCGAGCTTGAAAACCTTCTTTCAGCCCGACAGGCTGCGGTATCACAACAGCTGTCCCGGCTGCGGCTGGAAGGGCTGGTGACGCCTCGGCGCGACGGCAAGGTCATCTACTACAGCTTGACAGATGACCGCCCAAAGAAAATCATGGAAGTGGTCTACGATTTGTTCTGTCGCGGCGACTAA
- a CDS encoding YeeE/YedE family protein: MDLITLVERIGEAPTAALFGVLTGVFFGASAQRSRFCLRAATVEFARRKMQGSVAVWLLTFSTALVWVQGAQMMGLMDADSARMMAVPGSWSGAVIGGLVFGIGMVLARGCSGRLLVLAATGNLRSVVSGLIFAVVAQMSLSGILTPVRNQLAGLWVTSGGRNMDLLAAIGLPDHSGLLIGMGIAALALVLARRNNIGAARLMFASGVGFAVAMGWVLTYSLSLVAFDPVQVESATFTGPSANTLMFFLERGAVLEFDVGLVFGVFVGALVAAALAGELKFQAFDDAPTMRKAMTGAALMGFGGMLAGGCAIGAGVTGGSIFVGTAWLALFCMWIGAVVTDWLVDQTGATQTV, translated from the coding sequence ATGGACCTGATAACCTTGGTTGAGCGAATCGGCGAGGCCCCTACCGCTGCCCTGTTCGGAGTGCTCACCGGCGTGTTTTTTGGAGCCTCGGCCCAACGCTCTCGGTTTTGCCTGCGCGCGGCAACTGTGGAATTTGCCCGTCGCAAAATGCAAGGCAGCGTCGCCGTTTGGCTGCTGACCTTCTCGACGGCGCTGGTCTGGGTGCAGGGCGCGCAAATGATGGGGCTGATGGATGCTGACAGCGCCCGGATGATGGCAGTGCCCGGCAGTTGGTCAGGGGCGGTGATTGGCGGTTTGGTTTTTGGCATCGGCATGGTGCTCGCGCGGGGGTGCTCGGGGCGGCTGTTGGTGCTTGCGGCCACTGGCAATCTGCGCTCGGTGGTGTCGGGATTGATCTTTGCGGTGGTGGCACAGATGAGCCTGTCCGGCATCCTGACCCCGGTACGAAACCAACTGGCCGGGCTCTGGGTTACCAGCGGCGGCCGCAATATGGATCTGCTTGCGGCAATTGGGTTGCCTGACCATTCTGGCCTGCTCATCGGTATGGGTATTGCGGCACTGGCCCTGGTCCTTGCCCGTCGCAACAACATCGGCGCCGCACGCCTGATGTTTGCCTCAGGTGTTGGCTTTGCAGTGGCCATGGGATGGGTGCTGACCTATTCGCTAAGCTTGGTGGCCTTTGATCCGGTGCAGGTCGAAAGCGCCACTTTCACCGGCCCCTCGGCCAATACACTGATGTTCTTTCTCGAACGCGGTGCGGTGTTGGAATTTGACGTGGGCCTGGTGTTCGGCGTATTTGTCGGAGCCCTTGTTGCCGCCGCTCTGGCGGGGGAGCTGAAATTTCAGGCCTTTGACGATGCTCCGACCATGCGCAAGGCAATGACCGGTGCAGCGCTGATGGGCTTTGGCGGGATGCTGGCGGGCGGCTGCGCCATTGGAGCGGGCGTCACCGGAGGATCGATCTTTGTCGGCACCGCCTGGCTGGCCTTGTTCTGCATGTGGATTGGCGCAGTGGTGACCGATTGGCTGGTGGACCAAACTGGCGCAACCCAAACCGTGTAA
- the soxX gene encoding sulfur oxidation c-type cytochrome SoxX: MRIIGISIAVAGLLANPLAAEPVAPNDVKYEDGVVSASLTGVPGDPANGRDVFKNRKQGNCLACHVNADMPEESFHGEVGPEMTGVADRWEAQELRAIVANSKMVFEDSIMPAFYKDTGFERTLEKFEGQSILTAQQVEDVIAYLQTLTE, translated from the coding sequence ATGAGGATCATCGGTATATCAATCGCAGTGGCGGGTTTGCTGGCAAATCCATTGGCCGCTGAGCCCGTGGCTCCAAACGACGTCAAATACGAAGACGGCGTGGTTTCGGCCTCTTTGACAGGCGTTCCCGGGGACCCGGCAAACGGCCGTGACGTTTTCAAGAACAGAAAACAGGGCAATTGTCTGGCCTGCCATGTCAACGCAGACATGCCTGAGGAATCGTTCCACGGCGAGGTCGGTCCTGAAATGACCGGCGTTGCAGATCGTTGGGAAGCGCAAGAGCTTCGTGCGATCGTGGCCAATTCCAAAATGGTGTTCGAAGACAGCATCATGCCGGCGTTCTATAAGGACACGGGATTCGAACGCACGCTCGAAAAATTTGAAGGTCAGAGCATTCTGACCGCACAGCAGGTCGAAGATGTCATCGCCTATCTCCAGACCCTAACAGAATAA
- the rtcR gene encoding RNA repair transcriptional activator RtcR, with protein sequence MRNVVLGFLGTQLDSGKRRGWKPTVSLCQEDGFEVDRYELIFDSKFSRLAHNVKADIEAVSPETEVVLNRMDMDDPWDLGETYAKLFDFAKDYGFDEDRERYHIHLTTGTHIGQICWFLLSESRHIPAALIQTGPPRDKGGRGTFDLIDLDLRQFDALQQRFDQQSREYGEILKGGIETKNETYNQIIDQIEQVSSVSDEPILLQGETGTGKTELAQRIYELKLQRHRIKGRLVHVNCATLIGGTATATLFGQRRSFTGQAGTERTGLLREADGGVLFLDEIDMLGLEEQALLLHAIETGRYYPLGSDSEITSRFHIIAGASSNLTERVAAGEFRLDLLVRLNFWSFQLPPLRARREDIQDNLRYELRRAEKRLGIRVGFNADAAEAWLRFARAPSTLWPGNFRDFGGAVLRLCTLAPRGRITRAQVQEEIDRLLHRWQSSNTDPNAQLIAQYVTKPLDSFDIPQLAQVIRTCKTSSSISEAGRTLFAVSREERASRNDADRLRKYLAKFDLKWTDFSSS encoded by the coding sequence ATGAGAAATGTTGTTCTCGGCTTCCTCGGTACCCAGCTCGACAGTGGAAAACGTCGCGGCTGGAAACCCACAGTCAGTCTTTGCCAAGAAGACGGGTTCGAGGTGGATCGATATGAATTGATCTTTGACTCCAAATTTTCGCGCCTCGCCCACAATGTCAAAGCAGATATTGAAGCCGTTTCCCCTGAAACAGAAGTTGTCCTAAACCGAATGGATATGGACGATCCGTGGGATCTTGGTGAAACCTACGCCAAGCTTTTTGACTTTGCCAAAGACTATGGCTTCGATGAAGACCGCGAACGGTATCATATCCACCTCACCACAGGGACGCACATCGGACAAATCTGTTGGTTTCTACTTTCAGAATCGCGTCACATCCCAGCTGCCTTGATCCAGACCGGCCCTCCGCGCGACAAAGGCGGACGTGGCACGTTTGATTTAATTGACTTGGATCTGCGCCAGTTCGACGCCCTGCAGCAGCGGTTTGATCAACAGTCGCGTGAATACGGTGAGATTTTGAAAGGCGGGATCGAAACCAAAAATGAAACCTACAACCAAATTATCGACCAAATCGAACAGGTCTCCAGCGTATCTGATGAACCCATTTTACTTCAGGGGGAAACCGGCACCGGAAAAACCGAGCTCGCGCAGCGGATTTACGAACTGAAGCTCCAGCGCCATCGTATCAAAGGTCGACTTGTTCACGTGAACTGCGCGACGCTTATCGGCGGCACCGCGACGGCAACCCTTTTTGGGCAACGGCGCAGTTTTACGGGTCAGGCAGGAACCGAACGGACGGGCCTTCTACGCGAGGCCGACGGCGGTGTGCTGTTCCTTGATGAAATCGACATGTTGGGCCTAGAAGAACAGGCGTTGCTGCTCCATGCGATAGAAACAGGGCGCTATTATCCGCTTGGATCAGATAGTGAGATTACAAGCCGTTTTCATATCATCGCTGGGGCCTCGAGTAATCTTACCGAGCGTGTGGCGGCGGGTGAATTTCGTTTGGATCTTTTGGTGCGTCTGAATTTCTGGTCTTTTCAGTTGCCTCCACTGCGGGCACGCCGGGAAGACATCCAAGACAACCTACGGTACGAACTACGACGTGCTGAAAAGAGACTTGGCATTCGGGTCGGATTTAATGCCGATGCGGCAGAGGCCTGGTTGCGGTTTGCCCGCGCTCCCAGCACGTTGTGGCCAGGTAATTTTCGCGACTTTGGCGGCGCTGTCCTGCGTTTGTGTACCCTCGCTCCACGAGGGCGTATCACGCGCGCGCAAGTCCAAGAGGAAATAGATCGGCTACTGCACCGCTGGCAATCGTCGAACACGGACCCCAATGCTCAATTGATCGCGCAGTACGTAACCAAGCCTTTGGATTCATTTGATATCCCGCAGCTGGCGCAGGTCATTCGAACATGCAAAACCTCCTCTTCCATAAGTGAGGCCGGAAGGACTTTGTTTGCCGTATCTCGGGAAGAGCGAGCAAGCCGGAATGACGCAGATCGCCTTCGCAAGTATTTGGCGAAGTTCGATTTGAAGTGGACGGATTTTTCCAGTTCCTAA
- a CDS encoding alpha/beta hydrolase: protein MALFFSRRTYNSQKKKFTNNPSAVTRYVNITEQTPDGDIRKGSIVSQDDWLELVRQDGGDNGVLIYVHGFNTSQKDMLDRMAKIEAGLKSNGYKGAVIAFDWPSDGTIFTYDRDRSDAKKVAPHLVGDGILPLLSMSPKPKINLIAHSMGALVVLRAFSDFGDSAGSGNEVWGTEQVMFASGDVDSTWLEKGAWGSLVLKQRSKRFTNYYSGRDRVLALSDGVINGGRDRVGHEGMPKLTAKGHWDIYCNEQYLRDVPKAKQTITYSHRWWFDNDGFYEDLALTIGGDDDAQDMPTRRKTNITDLALLT from the coding sequence ATGGCACTTTTTTTCTCGCGCCGTACTTACAATTCACAAAAGAAAAAATTCACCAACAACCCGTCCGCAGTCACGCGCTACGTCAATATCACAGAGCAAACCCCCGATGGAGATATCCGAAAAGGGAGTATTGTAAGTCAGGATGATTGGCTGGAACTTGTGCGCCAAGACGGTGGCGACAATGGTGTTCTCATTTATGTTCATGGGTTTAATACCTCGCAAAAAGATATGTTGGACCGTATGGCCAAGATCGAGGCAGGGTTGAAGTCCAATGGCTACAAGGGGGCTGTGATCGCCTTTGACTGGCCAAGCGACGGTACAATTTTCACCTATGACAGAGACCGTTCAGATGCCAAAAAGGTTGCACCGCACCTTGTGGGAGATGGGATTTTGCCGCTGTTGAGCATGTCTCCAAAACCCAAAATTAACCTCATTGCCCACTCAATGGGGGCCCTTGTTGTTTTGCGTGCGTTTTCCGATTTCGGGGATTCTGCTGGTTCAGGCAATGAAGTCTGGGGCACAGAGCAGGTCATGTTTGCCTCGGGTGATGTGGATTCAACTTGGCTTGAAAAAGGGGCCTGGGGCAGTTTGGTTCTGAAGCAACGCAGCAAACGCTTCACTAACTATTACAGTGGCCGGGACCGGGTACTGGCGCTTTCAGACGGTGTAATCAATGGCGGCCGCGATCGGGTGGGGCATGAAGGTATGCCGAAACTCACCGCAAAGGGACATTGGGATATCTACTGCAACGAGCAATATCTGCGCGATGTCCCTAAGGCCAAGCAGACGATCACGTATTCACATCGCTGGTGGTTCGACAACGATGGGTTTTACGAAGATCTGGCGCTGACTATCGGCGGCGATGATGATGCGCAGGATATGCCCACCAGACGTAAAACCAATATTACCGATCTGGCGCTGCTGACTTAG
- the soxZ gene encoding thiosulfate oxidation carrier complex protein SoxZ, with protein sequence MASGVKPRVKVPKTAAAGDVITIKTLISHKMESGQRKGDDGNLIPRSIINRFTADFNGQNVIDVTIEPAVSTNPYFEFEALVPEAGEFQFTWYDDDGSVYETAKKIAIG encoded by the coding sequence ATGGCTTCTGGTGTAAAACCTCGTGTCAAAGTTCCAAAAACGGCTGCGGCCGGTGATGTCATCACCATCAAAACTCTGATCAGCCACAAGATGGAATCTGGTCAGCGCAAAGGCGATGACGGCAACCTTATTCCGCGCTCGATCATCAACCGTTTCACGGCGGATTTTAATGGGCAGAATGTCATTGACGTGACCATTGAACCTGCCGTTTCGACAAACCCGTACTTCGAATTCGAAGCCTTGGTCCCCGAGGCCGGCGAATTCCAGTTTACCTGGTACGACGATGACGGGTCAGTCTACGAAACAGCGAAAAAAATCGCAATCGGCTGA